From Hippoglossus stenolepis isolate QCI-W04-F060 chromosome 4, HSTE1.2, whole genome shotgun sequence, a single genomic window includes:
- the si:ch211-11n16.2 gene encoding zinc finger FYVE domain-containing protein 1 translates to MSEAPMMDMESLCIGPEKPGERPESGGARSFLLVDEQENLQVRDESEFLDRLGCGDVAGVKVLSIFGNTGDGKSHTLNHILFGGNSVFYTSKSPSTCTVGVWAAYNPTLNLVALDTEGLLGAAANQNQRMRLLLKVLAVSDIVVYRTRAERLHNDMFHFLSSASGAYLKHFTPELRALSSRCGLDVPLSSLGPAVIIFQETTHTQLLGHDSKVAGHADTLLKKRFHDLALGTQAFSSVQYVGTQTITPPTNYNTLLEAVTQQVKNTHTRSPRQPGIVFHALEALSDRFCGELSDEKMTLHSFFPDEYFTCSAVCLSCTVRCKNGMNHLRDRVPHMADGLCQYAHQFNNKVLICKRCYEGGREVIVMPKTSASTDNPWFGLAKYAWSGFVLECASCGVIYRSRQYWVGNQDPESGVVRSEVKHVWEGSDTFMTNHQNAAQRVLDGMNYMIQSVSEYSTGPTKAVTAWLTDQVAPPYWRPNTDITACHGCQKVFEEPERKHHCRSCGEGFCHPCSSHRMPVPERGWGNGPVRVCKACHRQGGPADTVNTQVSKVEPRGLIARRVTEVAQSTLDMVTTAVDYPLCFVKDVARPDYWVPDQEITQCHQCSKAFTPIMSKHHCRACGQGVCGPCSTHTRAVPSRGWDHPVRVCDSCHARTDTL, encoded by the exons ATGTCCGAGGCCCCGATGATGGACATGGAGAGTCTGTGTATCGGCCCGGAGAAGCCCGGGGAGCGTCCAGAGTCAGGCGGGGCCCGGAGCTTCCTGCTGGTGGACGAACAAGAAAACCTGCAG gtCCGAGATGAGTCAGAATTTTTGGACAGGCTTGGGTGTGGGGATGTTGCGGGCGTCAAGGTCCTCTCCATCTTTGGCAACACCGGCGACGGCAAGTCCCATACCCTCAACCATATTCTGTTCGGTGGTAACAGCGTGTTTTACACCTCAAAGTCCCCAAGCACCTGTACGGTGGGAGTGTGGGCTGCCTATAACCCCACCCTCAACCTGGTCGCCCTGGACACTGAAGGCCTGTTAGGCGCTGCAGCCAACCAGAACCAGAGGAtgaggctgctgctgaag GTGCTGGCAGTGTCTGATATTGTAGTCTATCGCACACGAGCTGAACGCCTCCACAACGACATGTTCCATTTCCTGAGCAGTGCCTCTGGAGCCTACCTGAAGCATTTCACCCCAGAGCTCAGGGCCCTGTCCAGCCGCTGTGGTCTGGATGTACCCCTCTCTTCTCTTGGACCTGCTGTCATTATCTTCCAAGAGACAACGCACACTCAGCTGCTGGGTCATG ACTCCAAGGTGGCTGGCCACGCCGACACGCTGCTCAAGAAGCGTTTTCATGACCTGGCTTTGGGGACACAAGCCTTCAGCTCGGTGCAGTATGTAGGCACCCAGACCATCACGCCTCCCACGAACTACAACACTCTGCTGGAGGCCGTCACGCAGCAAGTGAAGAACACTCACACCCGCTCCCCCCGCCAGCCGGGGATAGTGTTTCACGCGCTGGAA GCCCTGAGTGATCGTTTCTGTGGGGAACTCTCTGACGAAAAGATGACCCTGCACTCATTCTTCCCAGATGAGTACTTCAcctgctctgctgtttgtctcAGCTGCAC CGTTCGCTGTAAAAATGGAATGAACCATCTGAGAGACAGGGTCCCTCACATGGCAGATGGGCTCTGCCAGTATGCACACCAGTTCAACAACAAGGTCCTCATCTGTAAA CGGTGCtatgaaggaggcagagaggtgATTGTTATGCCCAAAACATCAGCTTCCACTGACAACCCATGGTTTGGACTGGCGAAGTATGCCTGGTCAGG TTTTGTGTTGGAGTGTGCTAGCTGTGGTGTCATCTACCGCAGCAGACAGTACTGGGTGGGAAACCAGGACCCTGAGAGCGGTGTGGTGCGATCTGAGGTCAAGCACGTCTGGGAGGGG tcGGACACATTCATGACCAACCACCAGAACGCTGCTCAGAGGGTCCTGGACGGGATGAACTACATGATTCAGTCGGTGTCCGAGTACAGCACTGGCCCCACCAAAGCTGTCACTGCCTGGCTCACTGACCAGGTGGCTCCTCCCTACTGGAGACCCAACACAGACATAACA GCCTGTCATGGCTGTCAGAAGGTGTTTGAGGAGCCAGAGAGGAAGCACCACTGTCGATCCTGTGGAGAGGGTTTCTGCCACCCCTGCTCCAGCCATAGGATGCCGGTGCCGGAGAGGGGTTGGGGTAATGGCCCTGTCAGGGTGTGTAAGGCCTGCCACCGCCAGGGAGGGCCGGCTGACACTGTCAACACTCAGG TGTCCAAGGTGGAGCCTCGAGGTCTGATCGCTCGCAGGGTGACAGAAGTGGCTCAGTCCACACTGGACATGGTGACCACGGCGGTCGACTACCCTCTTT GTTTTGTGAAAGACGTGGCCCGACCAGACTACTGGGTTCCAGACCAGGAGATCACCCAGTGTCACCAGTGCTCCAAAGCCTTCACTCCGATCATGTCCAAGCACCACTGCAGGGCATGCGGACAAGGCGTGTGCGGACCTTGCTCCACACACACCAGGGCCGTGCCTTCCCGAGGCTGGGATCACCCAGTCAGAGTGTGTGACAGCTGccacgcacgcacagacactCTGTAA